In one Brevibacillus choshinensis genomic region, the following are encoded:
- a CDS encoding FecCD family ABC transporter permease, whose protein sequence is MSRYTIVRSQKPVYSFQLDVRSITILCLLIALLVGVIVTSIGLGSIRIPVSEVLKSLVGMGDSTYQLVVVNLRLPRILVSVMVGAALAVSGAILQALVRNPLASPDLIGTTNGATAAAVAFIAFSNGAYSIHWLPLVALVGGFFAASLTYVTAWKRGLSPFRFALIGVSISTAMGALSVYFMISGPLYLASQALGWMSGTVYGTSWDHVFALLPWIIGFLLITLSQARTLNAQELGDDVAKGVGVRVEKKRLLLIAVSVALAAAAVGIAGGIGFVGLMAPHMARKLVGSSYGALLPSSALLGGIFVLLADLAARTLFVPLDVPAGVFTAAIGAPFFMYLLYRSRQE, encoded by the coding sequence ATGAGTAGGTATACAATCGTTCGCAGTCAAAAGCCAGTGTATTCGTTTCAGTTGGATGTACGCTCCATCACGATTCTCTGTTTGTTGATTGCGCTGTTGGTCGGCGTGATTGTCACAAGCATTGGACTGGGAAGCATTCGCATACCCGTGTCAGAAGTGTTGAAATCGTTGGTCGGAATGGGCGATAGCACTTATCAGCTCGTCGTGGTCAATTTACGTTTGCCCCGAATATTGGTATCGGTAATGGTGGGAGCGGCCTTGGCTGTCTCGGGTGCCATTTTGCAAGCACTGGTCCGCAATCCGTTGGCTTCGCCTGATCTGATCGGCACGACAAACGGAGCGACAGCAGCGGCGGTAGCGTTTATTGCCTTTTCCAATGGAGCCTACAGCATTCACTGGTTGCCTTTGGTAGCGCTGGTCGGTGGGTTCTTTGCGGCATCCCTGACGTATGTGACAGCCTGGAAAAGAGGACTGTCCCCGTTTCGCTTTGCCCTGATCGGGGTCTCGATCTCAACGGCGATGGGTGCGCTATCTGTTTACTTCATGATTTCAGGGCCGTTGTATTTGGCTTCCCAGGCACTCGGCTGGATGTCGGGAACGGTATACGGAACTTCTTGGGATCATGTGTTTGCGCTATTGCCGTGGATCATCGGCTTTCTGCTCATTACCTTGAGCCAAGCTCGGACACTCAATGCTCAGGAGCTGGGAGATGATGTCGCGAAAGGCGTGGGGGTACGAGTAGAGAAGAAACGACTTCTCTTGATTGCGGTCAGTGTAGCGCTAGCGGCAGCGGCAGTCGGGATCGCAGGCGGAATTGGTTTCGTCGGGCTCATGGCTCCTCATATGGCACGCAAGCTGGTTGGCTCCTCGTATGGAGCATTGCTGCCATCGTCTGCTCTGTTAGGCGGAATCTTTGTCTTGCTTGCGGATTTGGCAGCCCGTACTCTTTTTGTACCGCTGGATGTTCCTGCTGGTGTATTTACGGCGGCAATTGGAGCTCCCTTTTTTATGTACCTGCTGTATCGGAGCCGTCAAGAATAG
- a CDS encoding FecCD family ABC transporter permease, giving the protein MESLLRSRFQKSAVLIIGVILLGIAMVASVLYGIQNFRITTAIEAYTSFTGSNEHLIIQHTRVPRAITAAFVGGSLAVAGVLLQALTRNPLASPSVFGINSGAAFMIVIALFLFGSMFSFSQLMWVGFLGAGLTAMIVYMLGSAGRGGMSPLKVTLAGAAVAAFASSLTSLFMLIDNKTMEEALYWLVGSVSGRDLRHAQMIIPYLVGGWICAILLAGSLNLMALGDDVAKSLGQKIVWVKAGIVLVVVLLAGGSVALTGPIGFVGIMIPHICRYLVGFDHRWVIPYSVVLGGIFLLLADLVSRFLLMPEEVPVGVATAVIGVPFVIAIVRRRAHE; this is encoded by the coding sequence GTGGAATCTCTTTTGCGCAGCCGCTTTCAAAAGTCGGCTGTCCTGATCATAGGAGTCATCCTTTTGGGTATAGCGATGGTCGCTAGCGTGCTATACGGCATTCAAAATTTTCGGATTACGACTGCGATCGAAGCGTATACCAGCTTTACCGGCAGCAATGAGCACCTCATTATTCAGCATACGAGAGTACCTCGTGCCATTACGGCTGCATTCGTCGGAGGTAGCCTGGCGGTTGCAGGCGTTCTGTTACAAGCCTTGACGCGTAATCCTTTGGCTTCTCCCTCTGTGTTTGGAATCAATTCCGGAGCGGCATTTATGATTGTCATCGCCTTGTTTTTGTTTGGGTCAATGTTTTCCTTTTCCCAATTGATGTGGGTCGGGTTTTTGGGAGCGGGCTTGACGGCCATGATTGTGTACATGCTAGGGTCTGCCGGGCGAGGGGGCATGTCTCCCCTAAAGGTTACATTGGCTGGAGCGGCCGTTGCCGCATTCGCATCCTCGCTTACCTCTCTCTTTATGCTCATCGACAACAAAACGATGGAAGAAGCGCTCTATTGGTTGGTAGGATCTGTGTCAGGAAGGGATTTACGCCATGCACAGATGATCATCCCGTATTTGGTGGGTGGCTGGATCTGTGCAATATTGCTGGCAGGATCTCTCAATCTGATGGCGCTCGGCGATGATGTCGCAAAAAGCCTGGGGCAAAAAATCGTCTGGGTCAAGGCAGGGATCGTGCTGGTGGTTGTGCTCCTCGCAGGTGGCTCTGTTGCACTGACAGGCCCCATCGGCTTTGTGGGAATTATGATTCCGCACATCTGTCGCTACCTGGTTGGCTTTGACCATCGCTGGGTCATTCCGTACAGCGTCGTGCTAGGAGGTATATTTCTCTTATTAGCTGATCTAGTCTCACGATTCTTGCTGATGCCGGAGGAGGTTCCCGTGGGGGTGGCGACGGCTGTGATTGGCGTGCCATTTGTCATTGCCATTGTGAGAAGGAGGGCGCATGAGTAG
- a CDS encoding ABC transporter substrate-binding protein yields the protein MLAYRKPAFQALCSVGLSLMLLVTGCGGGGQNATNNQPAPAQTPPTPSSNDNSGEVRKIKHAMGETEIKGNIERVVILTNEGTEALLSLGVKPVGAVKSWQGEPWYNHIKDKMQGVTDLGEETQPNIELIASLKPDLIIGNKVRQEKIYSQLSSIAPTVFAADLTGDWKINFQLYAETLNKKAEGDALMASFDKRVEEAKVKLGDKTKTKVSIVRFLPGKVRLYMKDTFAGVLFNQLGFARPASQDKDEFMLVIAKEQMTEADGDVLFYWVSDYDDKAAAANRDEWVNDPLWKNLSVVKNNQVFQVDEVIWNTGGGLLSANLLLDEIVKHFTK from the coding sequence ATGCTTGCCTATCGTAAGCCAGCATTTCAGGCACTCTGCTCCGTCGGTTTATCTCTCATGCTGCTCGTTACAGGTTGCGGCGGTGGCGGTCAAAACGCCACGAATAATCAACCAGCGCCAGCACAGACTCCCCCTACTCCATCCTCTAACGACAACAGCGGTGAAGTACGGAAAATCAAACATGCGATGGGAGAAACCGAGATCAAAGGGAATATCGAACGTGTCGTCATTCTCACCAACGAAGGCACGGAGGCGCTACTCAGCCTCGGCGTCAAACCTGTAGGTGCAGTCAAATCTTGGCAAGGTGAACCATGGTACAACCACATCAAGGACAAAATGCAAGGGGTCACGGATCTCGGTGAGGAAACACAGCCCAACATCGAGCTGATCGCCAGTCTGAAACCGGATCTGATCATCGGAAACAAGGTACGCCAAGAGAAGATTTATTCCCAGCTCTCCTCCATCGCGCCTACCGTCTTTGCCGCAGACTTGACTGGCGACTGGAAAATCAACTTCCAGCTGTACGCAGAAACACTCAACAAAAAGGCAGAAGGCGATGCACTCATGGCATCGTTTGACAAACGAGTGGAAGAAGCCAAAGTCAAGCTAGGCGATAAGACCAAGACCAAGGTCTCCATCGTTCGCTTCCTCCCAGGGAAAGTTCGTCTTTATATGAAAGATACGTTTGCGGGCGTGCTGTTCAACCAGCTCGGATTTGCCCGTCCAGCTTCCCAAGATAAAGACGAATTCATGCTAGTGATCGCCAAAGAACAAATGACAGAAGCAGACGGCGATGTCCTGTTCTACTGGGTCTCCGACTACGATGATAAAGCCGCGGCTGCCAATCGCGACGAATGGGTCAACGATCCTCTCTGGAAAAACCTCAGTGTGGTGAAAAACAATCAGGTATTTCAGGTAGATGAAGTCATCTGGAATACCGGCGGCGGTTTGTTGTCTGCCAATCTGTTACTCGACGAGATCGTGAAGCACTTCACCAAATAA
- a CDS encoding ABC transporter substrate-binding protein, whose amino-acid sequence MFTKGKIVLLMLMMLSLLVSACGSQTAAPATNATQTPAATDSTTPAAEEARTITHAMGETKITGTPQRIVVLTNQGTESLLALGIKPVGAVKSWIGEPWFDHIKDQMGGVEVVGDETQPNMELIASLKPDLILGTKVRQEKIYSQLLSIAPTVFTENLGDSMIENFELYAKAVNKEAEGAAVLKAFHKNIDEAKTKLGDKTKMQVSLARFQPGKVRVYYKNNFAGVILEKIGFARPEAQNKDEFTADIAKEQMAVLDGDVFFYFASDREGDDGATQTVKEWLSDPLAQNMDVTKKNRTYQVNEAIWNSSGGIIAANLMVKDIEKIFADINQ is encoded by the coding sequence TTGTTTACCAAAGGAAAAATCGTACTGCTCATGCTCATGATGCTGTCCTTGCTCGTATCGGCATGCGGCAGTCAAACTGCAGCACCTGCAACCAATGCAACTCAAACGCCAGCAGCTACGGATAGTACAACGCCAGCCGCTGAAGAAGCGAGAACCATTACACATGCTATGGGGGAGACAAAAATTACAGGAACCCCCCAGCGAATCGTCGTGTTGACCAACCAAGGGACAGAGAGCTTGCTGGCATTGGGAATCAAACCGGTAGGGGCTGTGAAATCCTGGATCGGTGAACCGTGGTTTGACCATATCAAAGATCAAATGGGTGGCGTGGAAGTTGTCGGGGATGAAACTCAGCCCAATATGGAGCTGATCGCCAGCCTGAAGCCGGATTTGATCCTCGGTACAAAGGTGCGTCAGGAGAAAATCTATTCCCAGCTTTTGTCGATTGCGCCCACCGTGTTTACAGAAAATCTGGGTGACAGTATGATTGAAAACTTTGAGCTGTATGCAAAGGCAGTGAACAAAGAAGCAGAAGGTGCAGCTGTACTTAAAGCTTTTCATAAAAACATAGACGAAGCGAAGACAAAGCTCGGGGACAAAACCAAGATGCAAGTATCATTGGCTCGATTCCAGCCTGGCAAAGTAAGAGTCTATTACAAAAACAACTTTGCCGGTGTCATCCTCGAAAAGATCGGCTTTGCACGACCGGAAGCACAGAACAAGGATGAATTCACTGCGGATATAGCAAAAGAGCAGATGGCTGTACTCGACGGGGATGTTTTCTTCTACTTTGCATCCGATCGTGAAGGGGACGATGGAGCGACCCAGACAGTAAAAGAATGGCTCAGTGATCCGCTTGCTCAAAATATGGATGTGACCAAGAAGAATCGTACCTATCAAGTAAACGAGGCAATCTGGAACTCTTCGGGTGGAATCATTGCGGCGAACCTGATGGTCAAAGACATCGAAAAGATTTTCGCAGATATCAATCAGTAG
- a CDS encoding TetR/AcrR family transcriptional regulator — protein MEIQGNRSQQSREWIILALLQLMEFTPYSQLSITEIARKAGLARQTFYRNYQDKDDILFDYLCQLYAKFWLLTDEHEVFHEERFITLFRMWKEQAPPSLLTNISNRDRKIRQIIFRSLEYSIQELSRTQSMEHKETPTEGLYYYAHRSLSSTLHVLLIEWTLHQFRETPEEMGRLAYQMTSSMRALL, from the coding sequence ATGGAAATCCAAGGAAATCGATCCCAACAATCACGAGAATGGATCATCCTCGCCCTCTTGCAATTAATGGAATTTACTCCCTACTCGCAACTGTCCATCACAGAGATCGCTCGTAAAGCGGGGCTTGCACGGCAGACGTTTTATCGCAACTATCAGGATAAAGATGATATCTTGTTTGATTACTTGTGCCAGCTGTATGCGAAATTTTGGTTGCTTACCGACGAGCACGAAGTCTTTCATGAGGAGAGATTCATTACCCTTTTTCGCATGTGGAAGGAACAAGCCCCCCCTTCTCTACTGACCAACATCAGCAATCGGGATCGTAAAATTAGACAAATCATCTTTCGGAGCCTCGAATACTCTATTCAGGAGCTATCCCGGACTCAATCGATGGAACATAAGGAGACACCCACAGAAGGGCTGTACTACTATGCACATCGATCTCTGTCCTCCACCCTCCATGTCCTGCTGATTGAGTGGACGTTGCACCAGTTTCGGGAGACACCAGAAGAGATGGGGCGACTCGCCTATCAAATGACAAGCTCCATGCGCGCACTGTTGTAG
- a CDS encoding PAS domain S-box protein: MAKLTSPIPWKKKRSKKEASSQLLSNQLLRAFFHNTTDAISFSDMDNNLILVNQAFEHYYGWTHEEMKETPFCFIPTEFIRESQQLFDAVRTMGIHLTNYETIRQRKDGTILDVNLTIAPVCDENGTVIGSSCIARDISDRKRAEEALRKSETKYRLLIDHTQDVVTIYNTSMERIYISTSVEEHLGYSAEDFHPPSRLQLIHPEDLPILHAYHQKILATKQHVQFETRSLNKDGSSVTFETRGIPILNERGQVENIMFVSRNVMERKSSEAALLKSEGINRIIAEYTDDLIMITNAAGDVIYISPSHERVIGRDKPMSQVTLDDVHPDDRHLVIKHFQHLILSQKPGTCEFRFQCANGKWIVLESKGVPIMTKQGECDGFIVVSRDITERRHNEELLRKAEKLSLIGELAAGIAHEIRNPLTSLKGFIQLLSPSLQDNKLYADIMLSELERINFIVSELLVLSKPQNLQIKSLSLVVLLQNVLALLASEANLKNIRFQTSFGKCPNIAGEENQLKQVFINVIKNSIEAISENGEIRISTRMLPNRQVLVRLADNGCGVSEEYIAKLGEPFFTTKEKGTGLGLMISSKIIKDHNGSFQITSKKNKGTVVKITLPIAEDQIGSS, translated from the coding sequence ATGGCCAAGCTCACATCCCCTATTCCGTGGAAAAAGAAGCGATCCAAAAAAGAAGCGTCTTCCCAACTGCTGTCTAATCAGCTCCTTCGCGCGTTTTTCCACAATACGACGGATGCGATTTCTTTCAGTGACATGGATAACAATCTCATCCTCGTCAACCAAGCATTTGAACATTACTATGGGTGGACGCACGAAGAAATGAAAGAAACACCTTTTTGTTTTATTCCTACCGAATTCATCCGTGAATCTCAGCAATTATTCGATGCCGTCCGTACAATGGGCATACACCTCACCAACTACGAAACCATCCGTCAGCGCAAGGATGGCACCATTCTAGATGTCAACTTGACGATAGCCCCCGTATGCGATGAAAACGGTACGGTCATTGGCTCCTCTTGTATCGCACGGGATATTTCTGATCGCAAGAGGGCCGAGGAAGCACTCAGAAAAAGCGAGACGAAGTACCGTCTTTTGATCGATCACACACAAGATGTCGTCACGATCTACAATACGTCCATGGAGCGCATCTACATTTCGACCTCTGTTGAAGAGCATTTGGGGTACTCTGCCGAAGACTTCCATCCTCCCAGTCGTCTGCAGCTCATTCATCCCGAAGACCTGCCTATTTTACACGCCTATCATCAGAAAATATTGGCCACTAAGCAGCACGTCCAATTTGAAACCCGCTCGCTCAACAAGGATGGCTCTTCGGTAACGTTTGAGACCAGAGGCATACCCATTTTGAATGAGAGAGGCCAAGTCGAGAATATCATGTTTGTCTCACGCAATGTTATGGAACGGAAATCTTCTGAAGCAGCCTTGCTCAAAAGCGAAGGGATCAACAGAATTATCGCCGAGTACACGGACGATCTCATCATGATTACCAACGCTGCGGGTGACGTCATCTATATATCCCCTTCCCATGAGCGAGTCATTGGACGAGACAAACCCATGTCACAGGTCACCCTGGATGACGTCCATCCCGATGATCGCCATCTTGTCATCAAGCATTTTCAGCATTTGATTCTGTCACAAAAACCTGGGACTTGTGAATTTCGCTTTCAGTGCGCCAACGGCAAGTGGATCGTACTTGAGTCGAAAGGCGTTCCCATTATGACGAAGCAAGGTGAATGTGATGGATTTATCGTGGTGTCCCGTGATATCACTGAGCGTAGGCATAACGAAGAACTGCTGCGCAAAGCAGAAAAGCTCTCCTTGATCGGTGAACTGGCCGCAGGGATTGCCCATGAAATTCGCAACCCGCTGACTTCTTTAAAAGGCTTTATCCAGCTGCTCTCCCCCTCCTTGCAAGACAACAAATTGTACGCCGACATTATGCTATCCGAGCTGGAGCGGATCAATTTCATCGTCAGTGAACTACTGGTTCTATCCAAACCACAAAATTTGCAAATCAAGTCACTTTCACTCGTCGTCCTGCTGCAAAATGTATTAGCCTTACTAGCTTCAGAAGCCAACCTAAAAAACATCCGCTTCCAGACCTCGTTTGGAAAATGTCCGAACATCGCCGGCGAGGAGAATCAGTTGAAGCAGGTCTTTATCAATGTCATCAAGAACTCCATCGAAGCCATTTCTGAAAACGGCGAAATACGCATCTCCACCCGTATGCTCCCCAACCGCCAAGTACTCGTAAGGCTGGCAGACAATGGATGCGGCGTATCGGAAGAATACATTGCCAAGTTGGGAGAGCCGTTCTTCACGACTAAAGAAAAAGGAACAGGTCTCGGGCTGATGATCAGCAGCAAAATCATCAAAGACCACAACGGCAGCTTTCAAATCACCAGCAAGAAAAACAAAGGGACTGTCGTCAAAATCACGTTGCCGATTGCCGAGGATCAAATTGGGTCATCCTAA
- a CDS encoding DUF4023 domain-containing protein, producing the protein MDLTKMSTSEFVAKIHEAQAKDLKNKQHQGYNHPEQRLPSKQRV; encoded by the coding sequence ATGGATTTGACCAAGATGAGCACAAGTGAATTTGTCGCCAAGATCCACGAGGCCCAGGCAAAGGATCTCAAGAACAAGCAGCATCAGGGATACAATCACCCTGAACAGCGCTTGCCCAGCAAGCAACGCGTCTAA
- a CDS encoding branched-chain amino acid ABC transporter substrate-binding protein, whose translation MKKQKTLSILAATFALGSLLAGCGGGQGAAPQQNGKTEQSGGTGGAAGGSLEKLVIGVVGPMSGQYSDYGSTAKAGAEYALKEKQEAFKKLGFDVQLSAQDDQADPKQGVAVAQMLISNPDVVGVVGHATTGASITAAAQYDQEKLVMVSPSATGSDLTEQGKKIVHRICARDDQQGSKAAIYAKNQLNIKTAYLMHDKQAYGQGLAEEVKKQFEKDGVQIVGFEGVTAGEKDYSAVINQIVAANPEMVYFGGYYSDAGIIVKQAREKGYKGIFMGGDGYDSADMVKIAGADNANNVVFTSTVGDVGATEDGKKWISDFESSTGNKVGIFTSFGYDSMGVMLNGLEEAIKANGGKKPSREQVLDAVHKTKDFKGKFVNVTFDDKGDNTFASVYVYKYENGQKVFIGEAK comes from the coding sequence ATGAAAAAACAGAAGACACTGTCAATTCTCGCAGCTACTTTTGCGTTGGGATCACTTCTCGCAGGATGTGGAGGAGGACAAGGTGCCGCTCCACAACAAAACGGTAAAACGGAGCAAAGTGGTGGCACCGGGGGCGCAGCAGGAGGCTCTTTGGAAAAGCTGGTGATCGGTGTAGTAGGTCCAATGTCCGGTCAGTACTCTGATTACGGTAGCACGGCTAAAGCCGGTGCAGAATACGCTTTGAAAGAAAAGCAAGAAGCATTTAAAAAGCTGGGCTTTGATGTACAGCTTTCCGCACAGGATGACCAAGCTGACCCGAAACAAGGGGTGGCAGTAGCACAAATGCTGATTTCCAACCCAGACGTAGTAGGCGTAGTGGGTCATGCGACGACGGGTGCTTCCATTACGGCAGCGGCTCAATACGATCAAGAAAAATTGGTGATGGTTTCCCCATCCGCTACAGGTTCCGACCTGACCGAGCAAGGCAAGAAGATCGTACACCGCATTTGTGCGCGTGACGACCAACAAGGCTCGAAAGCTGCCATTTACGCGAAAAACCAGCTGAATATCAAAACAGCTTACCTGATGCATGACAAGCAAGCATATGGTCAAGGTCTGGCTGAAGAAGTGAAGAAGCAATTTGAAAAAGACGGCGTACAAATCGTAGGCTTTGAGGGCGTAACTGCTGGCGAAAAAGACTACAGCGCGGTTATCAACCAAATCGTTGCAGCGAATCCTGAAATGGTCTACTTTGGCGGATACTACTCAGACGCAGGTATTATCGTAAAACAAGCTCGTGAAAAAGGCTACAAAGGAATCTTCATGGGTGGAGACGGCTACGACTCTGCAGACATGGTGAAAATCGCAGGTGCCGACAATGCGAACAACGTTGTGTTCACTTCCACTGTAGGTGACGTAGGAGCAACCGAAGATGGGAAGAAATGGATCTCCGACTTCGAAAGCTCTACTGGCAACAAAGTAGGGATCTTTACTTCTTTCGGTTATGATTCCATGGGTGTAATGCTGAATGGTCTGGAAGAAGCGATCAAAGCAAACGGCGGCAAAAAGCCATCTCGTGAGCAAGTACTGGATGCTGTTCACAAAACAAAAGACTTCAAAGGAAAATTCGTTAACGTGACGTTCGACGACAAAGGTGATAACACATTTGCTTCCGTGTATGTGTACAAGTACGAGAACGGACAAAAAGTATTCATCGGCGAAGCGAAGTAA
- a CDS encoding copper amine oxidase N-terminal domain-containing protein — MIQRKVSTMLLTAALLTGSVAATAAFAQSAPVQQQKITVNLNGKELPFPQDIVTENGVAYVNASTLAIALGGSAAWDTMSESLLVAKDSKYALRMYQNSTFAYKNGKEARVPYAPRVTTGAVLVPLVYIAQELGAKVSYDAKKLTYNLTIEIKS; from the coding sequence ATGATTCAACGCAAAGTTTCCACCATGTTGCTCACCGCAGCTCTATTGACTGGCAGTGTCGCAGCAACCGCCGCTTTTGCCCAATCTGCTCCTGTACAGCAGCAAAAGATCACAGTCAACCTGAACGGCAAGGAGCTTCCTTTTCCTCAAGACATCGTAACGGAAAATGGGGTAGCGTACGTAAATGCAAGTACATTGGCGATTGCACTCGGAGGTTCTGCTGCTTGGGATACCATGAGCGAGTCTCTTCTAGTCGCAAAAGACAGTAAATATGCGCTGCGTATGTACCAAAACAGTACGTTTGCCTACAAAAACGGCAAGGAAGCGAGAGTCCCGTATGCTCCGCGTGTAACTACAGGCGCTGTGTTAGTTCCCCTCGTGTATATCGCTCAGGAGCTGGGTGCAAAAGTAAGCTATGATGCGAAGAAATTGACTTACAACCTCACGATCGAAATCAAATCGTAA
- the clpP gene encoding ATP-dependent Clp endopeptidase proteolytic subunit ClpP — MNLIPTVIEQTNRGERAYDIYSRLLKDRIIFLGTPINDTVANIVVAQLLFLQAEDPDKDISLYINSPGGSITAGMAIYDTMNFIKPAVSTICIGMAASMGAFLLAAGEKGKRFALPNSEVMIHQPLGGAQGQASDIEIAAKRILKMRDHLNRILAERTGQPLERIEKDTDRDNFLSAADAVEYGLIDKVITSEPSSKK, encoded by the coding sequence ATGAATTTGATCCCTACTGTCATTGAACAGACCAACCGCGGTGAACGTGCTTATGATATTTATTCGCGCCTGCTCAAGGACCGCATCATCTTTCTGGGGACCCCCATTAACGACACGGTAGCGAATATTGTGGTGGCCCAGTTGTTGTTCCTTCAGGCGGAAGATCCAGACAAAGATATTTCTCTGTACATCAATAGCCCTGGCGGTTCCATTACAGCCGGTATGGCCATTTACGATACGATGAATTTCATCAAGCCTGCTGTCTCCACGATTTGTATCGGTATGGCAGCTTCGATGGGTGCCTTCTTGCTGGCAGCCGGAGAAAAAGGCAAGCGTTTTGCGCTTCCTAACAGTGAAGTGATGATCCACCAACCACTTGGTGGTGCTCAGGGTCAAGCGAGCGACATCGAAATCGCCGCAAAACGCATCCTGAAAATGCGTGACCACTTGAACCGTATCCTGGCTGAGCGTACCGGACAGCCTCTGGAGCGCATCGAGAAAGATACGGATCGCGACAACTTCCTCAGTGCCGCTGATGCTGTGGAATACGGACTGATCGATAAAGTGATCACTTCTGAGCCTTCATCGAAAAAGTAA
- a CDS encoding metallophosphoesterase family protein has protein sequence MSIKGIAVLSDVHSNVFALDVVLSDIAERGIDTIVNLGDVLFGPIAPLETAERLMANPNIISIMGNCDRILLQEESESLTFQQVKPLLTSDHLEWIRTFRKTWVYEDILFCHGTPFSDEEYLLEEVIDSGAVGKSLSAVTQQLQSTPQDIIVCGHTHLPKSVQLPDGKLVINPGSVGFPAYFEDAPFPHVMESMSPHAKYAILWHTKHGWKVEQVSLPYDWEQASRIAEEKGRPDYGYAIRTGYAYIPAE, from the coding sequence ATGTCGATCAAAGGGATTGCTGTTTTGTCAGATGTGCACAGTAACGTATTTGCGCTCGATGTCGTTCTGTCCGATATTGCCGAAAGAGGCATCGACACCATCGTGAATCTGGGAGACGTCTTATTCGGCCCCATTGCACCTCTGGAAACTGCAGAGCGGCTAATGGCGAATCCCAATATCATTTCGATCATGGGAAACTGCGATCGAATCTTGCTGCAGGAAGAGAGCGAGTCGCTCACGTTTCAGCAAGTGAAGCCATTGCTCACCTCCGATCACCTGGAATGGATCCGGACCTTTCGGAAAACATGGGTGTACGAGGACATCCTCTTTTGTCACGGAACTCCCTTCTCTGATGAAGAGTATTTGTTGGAGGAGGTCATCGACAGCGGAGCGGTGGGGAAAAGCCTTTCTGCTGTCACGCAGCAGCTACAGTCTACACCGCAAGACATCATTGTCTGTGGTCATACGCACTTGCCAAAGAGTGTGCAGCTACCAGATGGGAAGCTCGTGATCAATCCCGGCAGCGTAGGCTTTCCCGCTTATTTCGAGGATGCACCCTTTCCCCACGTCATGGAATCGATGTCTCCACACGCCAAATACGCTATTTTGTGGCACACAAAGCACGGCTGGAAGGTCGAGCAAGTCAGTCTGCCCTACGATTGGGAGCAGGCTAGCCGAATCGCAGAGGAAAAGGGTAGACCGGATTACGGTTATGCCATTCGCACGGGATACGCATATATCCCAGCTGAATAG
- a CDS encoding antibiotic biosynthesis monooxygenase encodes MFVQVRKTVVTAGNADKIVSRFSGEGIIEKQEGFIDSTVLVKKVIRGDEEVMVIVRWESEAHWKQWEKSDAHIAGHKANLGKQKPEYIVSSEGDLYEVKSVKKAAVE; translated from the coding sequence GTGTTTGTACAAGTTCGAAAAACGGTAGTAACGGCAGGGAATGCAGATAAGATCGTAAGTCGCTTCAGTGGGGAAGGGATCATTGAAAAGCAGGAAGGATTCATTGACTCTACGGTTCTCGTAAAAAAAGTGATTCGTGGCGACGAAGAGGTCATGGTCATCGTTCGTTGGGAGTCAGAGGCACACTGGAAGCAATGGGAAAAGAGTGATGCCCATATCGCAGGCCACAAAGCAAACCTGGGCAAGCAAAAGCCTGAATATATCGTAAGTTCAGAAGGTGACCTATACGAAGTGAAGTCTGTGAAGAAGGCGGCCGTTGAATAA
- a CDS encoding H-type small acid-soluble spore protein, whose translation MDLTRAQEIVRSAEKIVVHYKGDNVWIDELDESTQTARIHTERNPASSLRVEVGQLEEKREL comes from the coding sequence ATGGATCTGACACGTGCACAGGAGATTGTCCGCTCCGCCGAAAAAATCGTTGTCCATTACAAGGGAGATAACGTATGGATAGACGAATTGGATGAGTCCACGCAGACTGCACGCATCCATACGGAACGAAATCCTGCCAGCAGTTTGAGGGTAGAAGTGGGTCAACTGGAGGAAAAGCGAGAGCTCTGA